The genomic DNA GCATCTGGCACGGCCCGCCGAAGGCGCTACTGGCCCCAAAGCCCATGTCATCCACCAGGATCAGGAGGACATTCGGGGCGCCTTCCGGCGGTCGCAGGGCCGCAGCTGGGCGCGGGGCGGTTGCCTGCCGGGCGTCGACCGGGGTGTCGGCCTGAAGGCGATTTTTTTGGATCGGCAGGTGGAGCCGACCCATGGTCTCGGTGGTGGACATGGTGTACCTCTTTCCGGGTGTCGACACTGTGATCATTTCACTAGGTGGGTTGAGTCAGAAGTGATGCAGGGCCTTGCCGATCATCTGGGCGCCGATCATCAGCAGCAACACCGCCATGATGATGGCGTTGTAGCGCTGAAGTTCATCCCGCAGGCGGGCCAGAGGCTGCCGCAGGCGCTCCTCCCAGATCAGGTTTGCGAGGACGGGGACCCACACGCTGATGCCGCCGATCACGGCGACGAAGGCCAGCAGGGCCAGCGCTTGGCCCCAACTCGCGGCGCCGGAGCCGATCGAGAGGCCAGCATTGGCATTGAGGATCAAGTTTTTGGGATTGACTGAGGCCAAGAGAGCGCCCAGACCAAAGATGGCGGCCGGGGAGAGCCCCTCCATGCTCGCCATCCACTGCGGTGCGGCGGGTTGCGCGTCACCGCGCGGCCGAGCCCGCCATTGTGTGATGGCGAAAAACAGGGCGGCGCCACCGAGTAGTAACTGCAGCGAGCCGAGCAGGGGCTTGCTGGCCTCGGGATCCGGCTCCGGCAGCGAGCCGCCGGCCACGGCGAAGAGCCCAGCGAGCACGATGATCCCCGCCAGCCAGCCGATCAAAAAGAGCACGCTCTTGACACGCGCCCGCGGCATGAGCAGGAGCAGGACGATGGCCACGATGGGAATCGGGCTAATGGCGAGTCCAATCGCCGTGGGCAGCAGATCGCCGAGGAGTTCACTCATCAGTTGTCCTGTCCTCTCGATGCGGCGTCGGCGCTGAGCTCCGAGACCGCGGCGCGGTTGGTTGCGAACATTCGTTCATCCTCCAGCAGATCGTGTTGGCGCATACGGTGCTGCATTTGCGGCCGGAAACGGCTGAAGGACAGCTCGACGCCGTGCTCGGCCAGCCACGCCTTGAACGTCAAGAGCTGTTCGGCGGCCGTGACATCGACGTCCGTCACGGCCTCCATATCCAGCACCAGGTGCCGGATGGGATGCTCCGGTTCCGCGGTGATCCGCTGTTGGATCGATTCGACGACCGTGACGATGTTGGCGAAGATCAGGGGCGCGGCGACGCGCACGACGAGGACTCCGGGGGCGCTGACCGTGGCCTTGCTCGTGCGGTCCAGCAGAGAGGCCTCCGCCGCGCCGTCGGCCTGCACGACGTCGATGGCGGGCTGAGCGGCTCGACGCGCCAAGTTGATCAGGGCGAGGACG from Zhihengliuella flava includes the following:
- a CDS encoding GAP family protein, with the protein product MSELLGDLLPTAIGLAISPIPIVAIVLLLLMPRARVKSVLFLIGWLAGIIVLAGLFAVAGGSLPEPDPEASKPLLGSLQLLLGGAALFFAITQWRARPRGDAQPAAPQWMASMEGLSPAAIFGLGALLASVNPKNLILNANAGLSIGSGAASWGQALALLAFVAVIGGISVWVPVLANLIWEERLRQPLARLRDELQRYNAIIMAVLLLMIGAQMIGKALHHF